ACCCCGCGGCCAGCGGTTCCGGAAGAGGTCGCTCCTCGGCCGACCGGGCCGTAGAGTGAGCCCGGACCCCAACTGTGGACGCCGCGACGACGCGACAGGACGAGTCGGCCGATCTTCTGCGCACCCGGGACAGGTGAGTGCGCTGAGCGGCTACCAGAGCGACCATGTCGCTGGGGAGAAGGCACCGTGGACGGGCGTCCGAGAACCGCCGGGGGACCTCGTCCTGTGCCGTACCCCGACCGGGGTGGGGCAGACGGGAGTCCCGGCGTCGCGGCCCGGACCACGGAGCGCACGACGGACCCCGACGAGGCCGAGGACATCGTGCGACGCCACTACCTGCCCAACCGGCTCCGCCTGCCACGGTCCGCGACCCTGGAGATGAGCTTCTCGGGCCTGCGCATCGGAGCCGTGACCGCGGGACGGCTCTCCTACGGGCAGGAGGTCCAGCAGCGGACGGGGGAGGCCGACCACTTCCACGTCGACATGCCCGTCCGGGGCCGCGCCCTCTCGGGCCGGGGCTCGGGGGAGGAGCCCGTGCTGACGACGGTGGGACAGCCCCTGGTCTTCTCCCCGGGTGCGCCCGCGGAGATCACCTGGTCGGCCGACTGCGCCCAGCTGTGCCTGATGGTCCCCCGTCCTGCCCTGGAGGGGGAGCTCGAGCGCCTGCTCGGGCGCTCGGTCCGCTCGGGGCTGCGCTTCGACTTCGACCCGGGTCCCACCGGCAGCGGGGACCGGACCCGAGCGGTGCTGGACCTCGTGGCGCAGGAGGTCGCCCACCCGTCCGGGCTGCTGTCGAACGACGTCGCCGGCCGGCACGTCGAGGGGTTGCTGCTCGACTCGCTCCTCCTGGGGCACCGCCACAACTACAGCGACGACGCCGCCGGTGGCCGCGGGAGCGCCACCGGGAGGGTGGTCCGGCGGGCGGCCGAGCTGCTGGAGGGCCGGCCGGAGGAGCCCTGGACCACCGTGGGACTCGCGGCCGAGGTCCACCTGAGCGTGCGGGCCCTGCAGGCCGGGTTCCAGCGCGACCTGGGCACGACGCCGATGGCCCACCTGCGCGCGGTCCGGCTGCGGCGGGCCCACCGGGTCCTGAGGGAGGCCGATCCGGGCAGCACCACGGTGCAGGCGGTGGCGGTGGGACTCGGTCTGCTCCACCAGGGGCGGTTCGCGGCCCAGTACCGGGAGGCGTTCGGGGAGACGCCGTCGCAGACGCTGGCGTCCTGATCGTGGAGCACCGCGTGGCCGGGCCCCGTGGCCCGACCGAGCTCGGACCACGGGGCGCCGCCTGTGGCGTGCCACCGCGTCGACCCGGGCCTGCTCTGCCGTCCCTGGCAGGGCGCCGGGTCCTGCCGTCCCGGCAGGTCGCCCGCCCTGGGGGCGGCCACGTCCTGCCGATCAGCAGTGCGTGGTCCGCCCGGGTGGGCTGCTCGGCCCATCCCACCACCGCGGACCGGCCCGCGGATATCCACTGGGCGTCCGGGGCTGTCCAGGTCGCGCCGTGGCGCGGAGGTCACCTCCGGAGCACGCGCCGGGCGGTCGTGTTGCCGAGGAGCTGGACCAGCTGGACCAGCAGCACGATGATGGCGACGGTGGTCCAGGTGACGACGGTGTCGAACTGGCGGTAGCCGTACTGCAGGGCGAAGTTGCCCAGGCCGCCACCACCGACGACACCCGCGATGGCCGACATGTCGACGATCGCCACGAAGACGTAGGTGTAGCCCAGGATCAGCGGGCCCAGCGCCTCGGGGACGAGCACCGTGCGGATGATGCGCATCCGGCTGGCGCCCACGGACCGGGCGGCCTCGATGACGCCGGGCTGCACGGTGACGAGGTTCTGCTCGACGATGCGGCTGATGCCGAAGGTGGCGGCCAGGGTGAGGGCGAAGATGATCGCCCGGTTGCCGATGCCGATGCCGACGACCACGCGCGCCAGCGGCTGCACGGCGGCGATGAAGATGACGAACGGGATCGGCCGGAAGAAGTTGACCAGCACGTTGAGCACGGTGTGGACGACGCGGTTGGCGTAGAGGCCGCCGCGGCGCGTGACGTAGAGCGCCAGCCCGAGCAGCAGCCCGAGCA
This genomic interval from Nocardioides scoriae contains the following:
- a CDS encoding methionine ABC transporter permease, with product MNVDTNLPDLWPLVWQATYETLYIVGITLLLGGLLGLLLGLALYVTRRGGLYANRVVHTVLNVLVNFFRPIPFVIFIAAVQPLARVVVGIGIGNRAIIFALTLAATFGISRIVEQNLVTVQPGVIEAARSVGASRMRIIRTVLVPEALGPLILGYTYVFVAIVDMSAIAGVVGGGGLGNFALQYGYRQFDTVVTWTTVAIIVLLVQLVQLLGNTTARRVLRR
- a CDS encoding AraC family transcriptional regulator: MRRHYLPNRLRLPRSATLEMSFSGLRIGAVTAGRLSYGQEVQQRTGEADHFHVDMPVRGRALSGRGSGEEPVLTTVGQPLVFSPGAPAEITWSADCAQLCLMVPRPALEGELERLLGRSVRSGLRFDFDPGPTGSGDRTRAVLDLVAQEVAHPSGLLSNDVAGRHVEGLLLDSLLLGHRHNYSDDAAGGRGSATGRVVRRAAELLEGRPEEPWTTVGLAAEVHLSVRALQAGFQRDLGTTPMAHLRAVRLRRAHRVLREADPGSTTVQAVAVGLGLLHQGRFAAQYREAFGETPSQTLAS